One Polyangiaceae bacterium genomic window carries:
- a CDS encoding pyruvate, phosphate dikinase, translated as MAKRIYFFGGGQADGEGTQKALLGGKGAGLHEMTRLDVPVPPGFTITTEVCTSFFAGGQKLPDGLMSEAKSAIERIEQLVGMRFGDVDNPLLVSVRSGARASMPGMMDTILNLGLNEAIAEGLGKRTQNVRFSLDAYRRFIVTYSDIVLDVPRKHFDEALEIARRKAAATMGIEAGRLTVAELQRKLPDSMLDEATLRSLVKEQRRIVASVTGKPFPDEPWEQLEGAIVAVFRSWNNQRAKTYRKMHDIPESWGTACNVQAMVFGNLGDDSGTGVAFTRDPSTGERRFFGEWLTNAQGEDVVAGVRTPNPVSRGTGNDEASLEARMPEAHAELMRVQDKLEKHFRDMQDLEFTVQSGKLYLLQTRNGKRTGKAAVRIAVEMVKEGLIDQREAVMRVDPVSIEQLLHPTIDPKAPKKLLAKGLPASPGAASGQVVFHADEAERRAGQGLPVILVRAETSPEDIHGMKAANGILTARGGMTSHAAVVARGMGKCCVAGCSAIAVGYETQTMTVTVYDAAGKPTETVEVRAGDIITLDGATGSVYLGAIPTAPAALSAEYEQLMQWADSVRRLRILANADTGADAKTARSFGAEGIGLCRTEHMFFDDKRIAAVREMILSRDVDARRRALAKLLPFQREDFIAIFEEMAGFPVTIRLLDPPLHEFLPHERKQIEDLAKTMNVRPAELVRKVEELHELNPMLGHRGCRLGVTYPEINEMQARAIFEAACEVAKKASPPKLEIMIPLAMTRRELQLARATIERVASEVFAEKNLTVPYMFGTMIELPRAALRAGELAEEAEFMSFGTNDLTQTTMGISRDDAGKFLGAYVEAGILPKDPFTSLDTEGVGELVAIACERGRKTRPQIECGVCGEHGGDPASIRFFEKVKLDYVSCSPMRVPIARLAAAQAAYAEGSAATVGRTD; from the coding sequence ATGGCAAAGCGAATCTACTTCTTCGGGGGCGGCCAGGCTGATGGCGAAGGTACACAGAAGGCGCTGCTCGGCGGCAAAGGCGCGGGCCTGCACGAGATGACGCGACTCGATGTGCCCGTTCCCCCGGGCTTCACCATCACGACCGAAGTCTGCACGTCGTTCTTTGCTGGCGGTCAAAAGCTTCCCGACGGCCTCATGAGCGAAGCGAAAAGCGCCATCGAGCGCATTGAGCAGCTCGTGGGGATGCGCTTCGGCGACGTGGACAATCCGCTGCTCGTCAGCGTTCGCTCGGGCGCGCGCGCGTCGATGCCCGGCATGATGGACACGATCCTGAACCTCGGCCTGAACGAAGCAATCGCCGAGGGCCTTGGAAAACGCACGCAAAACGTACGGTTTTCACTCGATGCGTACCGACGTTTCATCGTCACGTACTCGGACATCGTGCTCGACGTGCCGCGGAAACATTTCGACGAAGCGCTCGAGATCGCCAGGCGCAAAGCGGCCGCGACGATGGGGATCGAAGCGGGAAGACTGACGGTTGCCGAGCTGCAACGAAAACTTCCCGACTCGATGCTCGACGAAGCAACGCTCCGTTCGCTCGTGAAGGAACAACGACGCATCGTCGCGAGCGTCACGGGCAAACCGTTCCCGGACGAACCCTGGGAGCAGCTCGAAGGTGCCATCGTTGCGGTGTTCCGAAGCTGGAACAATCAACGCGCGAAGACCTACCGCAAAATGCACGACATCCCCGAATCGTGGGGCACTGCATGCAACGTGCAAGCGATGGTGTTCGGAAACCTCGGCGACGACTCGGGCACGGGCGTGGCGTTCACGCGCGATCCATCGACGGGCGAACGCCGCTTCTTCGGCGAATGGCTGACGAACGCGCAAGGTGAAGACGTCGTCGCAGGCGTACGTACGCCGAACCCGGTCTCACGCGGCACAGGCAACGACGAAGCGTCGCTCGAAGCACGCATGCCCGAAGCACACGCCGAGTTGATGCGTGTCCAAGACAAACTCGAGAAACACTTCCGCGACATGCAGGATCTCGAGTTCACCGTGCAGTCGGGCAAGCTCTATCTTTTGCAGACGCGCAACGGCAAACGCACGGGCAAAGCCGCCGTACGCATCGCCGTGGAGATGGTGAAAGAAGGGCTCATCGATCAGCGCGAAGCGGTGATGCGCGTCGATCCCGTATCGATCGAACAGCTTTTGCATCCGACGATCGATCCGAAAGCTCCGAAAAAGCTGCTCGCGAAAGGTTTGCCCGCGAGCCCCGGTGCTGCGAGTGGTCAGGTGGTCTTTCATGCGGACGAAGCGGAACGTCGCGCGGGTCAGGGTTTGCCCGTGATCTTGGTGCGTGCCGAAACGTCGCCCGAAGACATCCACGGGATGAAGGCAGCCAACGGAATCCTCACAGCGCGTGGAGGCATGACGAGCCACGCGGCCGTCGTCGCACGCGGCATGGGCAAGTGCTGCGTCGCTGGCTGCTCGGCGATCGCCGTCGGTTATGAGACGCAAACGATGACCGTGACGGTCTACGACGCTGCCGGAAAGCCTACGGAAACCGTGGAAGTACGCGCAGGCGACATCATCACGCTCGATGGTGCAACGGGCTCGGTGTACCTCGGCGCAATTCCCACGGCGCCCGCTGCTCTGTCGGCCGAGTACGAACAACTCATGCAGTGGGCGGACTCCGTACGTCGCTTGCGGATCCTCGCGAACGCCGACACGGGCGCCGATGCGAAGACGGCGAGATCGTTTGGCGCCGAAGGAATTGGCCTGTGCCGCACCGAGCACATGTTCTTCGATGACAAACGCATCGCAGCCGTGCGCGAGATGATCTTGTCGCGCGATGTCGATGCGCGCCGCCGCGCGCTCGCCAAACTGCTTCCGTTCCAGCGTGAAGACTTCATCGCGATCTTCGAGGAGATGGCCGGTTTCCCGGTCACCATTCGCTTGCTCGATCCGCCGCTGCACGAGTTCTTGCCGCACGAGCGCAAGCAAATCGAAGACTTGGCGAAGACGATGAACGTTCGTCCTGCCGAACTGGTGCGCAAGGTGGAGGAGCTGCACGAGCTCAATCCGATGCTCGGACATCGTGGGTGTCGATTGGGCGTCACGTATCCCGAGATCAATGAAATGCAGGCGCGCGCGATTTTCGAGGCAGCGTGTGAAGTAGCGAAGAAAGCCTCGCCCCCGAAGCTCGAGATCATGATCCCGCTCGCGATGACCAGGCGCGAGCTGCAGCTTGCTCGAGCGACGATCGAACGAGTCGCATCCGAAGTGTTCGCGGAAAAAAATCTTACGGTCCCGTACATGTTCGGCACGATGATCGAGCTGCCGCGAGCGGCGCTGCGCGCGGGAGAGCTGGCCGAAGAAGCGGAGTTCATGAGTTTTGGAACGAATGATCTCACGCAAACGACGATGGGGATTTCGCGAGACGATGCGGGCAAATTCCTGGGCGCGTACGTCGAAGCGGGGATTTTGCCGAAGGATCCGTTCACGAGCTTGGATACGGAAGGCGTCGGCGAGCTCGTGGCGATTGCATGCGAGCGCGGTCGCAAGACGAGGCCGCAGATCGAATGCGGCGTGTGTGGCGAGCACGGAGGAGACCCGGCATCGATTCGGTTCTTCGAGAAGGTAAAACTCGATTACGTGTCGTGTTCGCCAATGCGCGTGCCCATTGCGCGTTTGGCGGCGGCGCAAGCAGCGTATGCCGAAGGAAGTGCGGCGACCGTGGGAAGAACGGATTGA
- a CDS encoding diiron oxygenase translates to MLQLNYDYASCIRSSEKVAWKLDAVMPPETKIDFSRPFLPEGLFSIERLTCLTPAQRLMLNQISGNSYLNLFAFVEEYITAMAVKHAQAELFGDHLAVRALVRFAEEEAKHQQLFWRYCSTFERDFGHKCHLLGAAAEVAGVILGKSTLAVTLVTLHLELMTQAHYTESVRGNQNLDPLFCDLLRHHWMEEAQHARIDALELDKLLDAVGPEQIATCFDEYIELLDAFDGLLLTQSQLDLQTLSEALGQTFSDADAKAIVASQHAAYRNTFLISGMTNKAFEEIVRTISPQAADRIKTKAEGFR, encoded by the coding sequence ATGTTGCAGCTCAACTACGATTACGCTTCCTGCATTCGCAGTTCCGAGAAGGTTGCCTGGAAACTCGATGCAGTGATGCCCCCGGAAACGAAGATCGACTTCAGCCGACCCTTTTTGCCCGAAGGATTATTTTCGATCGAGCGGCTCACGTGCCTTACTCCCGCGCAGCGGCTCATGTTGAATCAGATCTCCGGCAATTCTTACCTGAATCTCTTCGCTTTCGTCGAAGAATACATCACCGCAATGGCCGTCAAGCACGCGCAGGCCGAGCTTTTCGGTGATCATCTCGCCGTCCGGGCGCTCGTCCGATTCGCCGAGGAAGAAGCCAAGCATCAACAGCTATTTTGGCGTTATTGTTCGACGTTCGAGCGCGATTTCGGGCACAAGTGCCACCTTTTGGGAGCTGCCGCCGAAGTGGCAGGCGTCATTCTCGGCAAGAGCACCCTGGCCGTGACGCTCGTGACGCTGCACCTCGAACTGATGACGCAAGCGCATTACACGGAATCCGTGCGCGGTAATCAAAACCTGGATCCACTTTTCTGTGATTTGCTGCGCCATCATTGGATGGAAGAAGCGCAACACGCGCGCATCGACGCCCTCGAGCTCGACAAACTCCTGGATGCCGTCGGTCCCGAACAAATTGCGACGTGCTTCGACGAATACATCGAGCTGCTGGATGCTTTCGACGGGCTCTTGCTCACGCAATCACAGCTCGACCTGCAAACGCTTTCCGAGGCACTCGGACAAACCTTCTCCGACGCGGACGCAAAAGCCATCGTCGCGTCGCAACATGCTGCGTACCGAAATACGTTTCTCATTTCGGGCATGACCAACAAAGCATTCGAAGAAATCGTCAGGACGATCTCGCCACAAGCGGCTGATCGCATCAAAACGAAGGCCGAAGGGTTCAGGTGA
- a CDS encoding cytochrome P450 gives MRGPKGLMHAYFFKRILENYATADLELFRRYGDVVRVVAPSAQTYFFRPSHVRHILRTNVLNYRKSIHYDMLRPILGDGIFVSEGDLWTRQRRLLAPEFRENAVARFIPPIVDCAEKLFAEWDEARRRGPIDVTADMMRLTLWIIGRAMFRSEFLRETEVIGHSLEVCLAHGTLQMMSMGLYKDWLPTRGNREAREAERALNDAINGMIRRGRAGDLGTHDVLSRMILARDPETGASMSDRQLLDETKSLVLAGHETTSLALSWAFYLLSSHPEIEERLVEEATRVLGDRTPTAQDVPQLEYTRQVFFEAMRLYPPVPAVTRNAVSADVIDGIRIEPGALVAVVPYVTHRHPEYWTNAERFDPDRFSEKRRDSIEPYSYMPFLLGRRQCLGEHFAMLEGVLLLAMIVRRYAFTRVSREPIETRPISTLRFARPLVMHVADRRAQGR, from the coding sequence ACCTCGAGCTCTTCCGTCGCTACGGCGACGTCGTTCGGGTGGTCGCTCCAAGCGCACAGACGTATTTTTTTCGCCCGAGCCATGTGCGGCACATTCTGCGTACCAACGTCCTGAATTATCGCAAGAGTATCCATTACGACATGCTCAGACCCATCCTCGGTGATGGCATTTTCGTCAGCGAGGGCGATTTGTGGACGCGGCAAAGGCGACTCCTTGCCCCCGAATTTCGCGAAAACGCGGTGGCCCGATTCATTCCTCCCATCGTCGATTGCGCCGAAAAATTATTTGCCGAATGGGACGAGGCGCGGCGGCGTGGCCCCATCGACGTGACCGCGGACATGATGCGCCTGACGCTTTGGATCATCGGGCGAGCGATGTTCAGGAGCGAATTTCTTCGCGAAACCGAAGTGATCGGGCATTCGCTCGAGGTTTGTCTTGCCCACGGAACATTGCAAATGATGTCGATGGGCCTGTACAAGGACTGGCTTCCTACTCGCGGCAATCGCGAAGCGCGAGAAGCCGAGCGAGCATTGAACGATGCAATCAATGGAATGATCCGCCGCGGCCGCGCGGGCGATTTGGGCACGCACGACGTCTTGTCGCGCATGATCCTCGCCCGTGATCCCGAAACCGGTGCAAGCATGAGCGACAGGCAATTGCTCGACGAAACCAAATCATTGGTCCTGGCCGGGCATGAAACGACGAGCCTCGCATTGTCGTGGGCATTTTATCTGCTTTCGAGCCACCCCGAAATTGAAGAACGTCTGGTCGAAGAAGCAACGCGCGTCCTGGGGGATCGCACGCCGACGGCGCAGGACGTCCCGCAGCTCGAATACACCCGGCAGGTATTCTTCGAAGCAATGCGACTTTATCCGCCCGTACCGGCGGTGACGCGTAATGCAGTGAGCGCCGATGTCATCGATGGTATTCGTATCGAGCCCGGGGCACTCGTGGCCGTCGTGCCGTACGTCACGCACCGTCATCCTGAGTATTGGACGAATGCCGAACGATTCGATCCCGACCGTTTTTCCGAAAAACGTAGGGACAGCATCGAGCCGTACAGCTACATGCCGTTTCTTTTGGGAAGGCGTCAATGCCTCGGCGAGCACTTCGCAATGCTCGAAGGCGTGCTGCTATTGGCGATGATCGTGCGCCGTTATGCGTTCACTCGCGTTTCGCGCGAACCCATTGAAACGCGCCCCATCAGCACATTGCGTTTTGCCCGACCGCTCGTGATGCACGTTGCCGATCGCCGCGCGCAAGGCCGGTAG